Proteins found in one Bombus terrestris chromosome 1, iyBomTerr1.2, whole genome shotgun sequence genomic segment:
- the LOC100649794 gene encoding F-BAR domain only protein 2 isoform X1, with the protein MTVDFADYFWGEKNNGYDVLYHNMKHGAVASKELAEFLKERSTIEENNYKVLSKLAKQAGSSSSTQGTFAPVWAALRGAAEKLAGLHLQMAQRVTELIKDVSKYTDELHKKHKAVKEEESSTLEVVQSIQNITVTLHKAKDMRMQKGLELEKLRKDNASQKELEKAEIKFKKAQDDYKTLVDKYMGIRNDFQTKMTQTCRRFQYVEETHLKHMKEFLNIYADVLQSNHEQVGQVHIDFKRQCSDMTVDKLLEQFVQSKYTGFEKPGTFEYEEIITGLGEMTSHSQLESNVETPKETSKGANGETGVAGNIHSSKNDRGLKGEGCQVDEEKGTVQEKTNENLNERDRELSHAQATKASRRTTSLLNLFMSNSQDKQKQAGSGSAPATPQGNNLPPAVPPPSISRNPLRGSKWFLRSRREKRKEKKAKKKKDIVETSSNKEEKSDLEDKDDSRKSETPTPEVDEDGFCIRPKAEPWENEKGFYSSSDTDSEDERERKIRVEIKPLSNGGAPMSASVDELRATVENLSLSPAPTGRRGSNNDSDHHMKRSQSVSQQLGGKPSSDLLGLNLFNPSSTPSSASTPTGSHPYAPLQSPPPLSLSPTPQPQPPQSAPPTHPHPRFPDGDLFSEVGDITPALPPKQSASSTPTGSIIIPRPPSRRGEGPSPRGRSSPATISRADSVASLEFRTAGVGVGSSRGPSPLTIGLADTIPLAVAFHEIVHSYFRGTDETRCQVKLSGDMMLSFPAGIVAVLANNPSPAKLTFRVRNSNRLEKLFPNNQLVSMDATQTTVDSTIFEFNMSALTTLLRKQAEQNPSASYFNVDILKYQIKCKEGAGSCPFQLVAYWKCETTHTDLKIDYKYNSRAMASPSPLLNLHVAAPIDGGFKSLNSKPQAQWLQDTNRVLWKFTELSQHSEGNGVGSLKARVELAHGPGNQGTIFTQFNCEGTTLSGVEFELLGPGYRLSLVKRRFVSGKYICDGDSDSRSRYAAPPSNVD; encoded by the exons ATGACTGTGGATTTCGCCGACTACTTTTGG GGCGAAAAGAATAATGGATATGACGTGTTATATCATAACATGAAGCATGGTGCAGTTGCAAGCAAGGAGTTGGCTGAGTTTCTGAAAGAACGATCAAccatagaagaaaataattataaggTTCTGAGTAAGCTAGCTAAACAAGCTGGCAGTAGCAGTAGTACGCAAGGAACATTTGCACCTGTTTGGGCTGCCTTAAGAGGAGCAGCAGAAAAACTTGCTGGTTTGCACTTGCAAATGGCCCAAAGGGTCACTGAACTAATAAAAGATGTATCAAAATATACAGATGAATTACATAAGAAACACAAGGCT GTAAAAGAAGAAGAGTCATCTACCTTGGAAGTTGTGCAAAGTATACAGAATATTACTGTGACATTACATAAGGCAAAAGATATGCGTATGCAAAAGGGTCTTGAATTAGAAAAATTGCGGAAAGACAATGCCAGCcaaaaagaattagaaaaagcAGAAATTAAGTTTAAAAAAGCACAGGACGATTATAAAACTTTGGTTGATAAATATATGGGCATAAGAAATGATTTTCAAACCAAAATGACTCAAACATGCAGG CGATTCCAATATGTAGAGGAAACACACTTAAAGCATATGAAGGAATTTTTAAACATCTATGCTGATGTTTTGCAGTCAAATCATGAACAAGTTGGTCAAGTTCATATTGATTTTAAACGACAATGTTCAGACATGACAGTGGACAAATTATTAGAGCAATTTGTACAAAGCAAATATACAGGTTTTGAGAAACCAG GTACATTCGAATATGAAGAGATCATAACAGGTTTAGGAGAAATGACCAGTCATTCTCAGTTGGAAAGCAATGTTGAGACACCTAAGGAAACATCAAAAGGAGCTAATGGAGAAACAGGCGTTGCTGGTAACATTCACAGTTCAAAAAACGATCGGGGATTAAAAGGGGAGGGTTGTCAGGTGGATGAGGAAAAGGGGACGGTACaagaaaaaacaaatgaaaatctgaatgaaagagacagagaatTGTCACATGCACAAGCCACCAAGGCTTCCCGGCGTACTACCTCGCTACTCAACCTGTTCATGTCCAACTCCCAGG ACAAACAGAAGCAAGCAGGGTCTGGTTCGGCACCTGCAACTCCTCAGGGGAACAACCTGCCTCCTGCTGTTCCACCTCCCAGCATCTCCAGGAACCCTCTCAGAGGATCTAAAT GGTTTCTTCGCAgcagaagagagaaaagaaaggaaaagaaggcgaaaaagaagaaggatatTGTGGAAACGAGCAGCAACAAAGAAGAAAAGTCTGACCT gGAGGATAAGGATGACAGTAGAAAGTCTGAAACACCGACACCGGAAGTAGATGAGGATGGTTTCTGTATTAGACCAAAAGCAGAGCCGTGGGAGAATGAGAAAGGATTTTATTCTAGCTCAGATACCGATTCCGAAGATGAGAGGGAACGAAAGATTCGAGTGGAAATAAAACCACTAAGCAATGGCGGAGCACCGATGAGCGCCAGTGTGGACGAACTCAGGGCGACTGTGGAAAATCTATCGTTATCGCCTGCACCGACG GGACGCAGAGGATCAAATAACGATTCAGATCATCATATGAAAAGGTCTCAGTCAGTGTCACAGCAATTAGGAGGTAAGCCAAGCTCGGATTTACTTGGCCTAAACTTGTTCAATCCTAGCAGTACACCATCGAGCGCCTCAACGCCGACTGGTAGTCATCCGTACGCGCCATTGCAAAGTCCTCCGCCACTGTCTTTGTCACCGACGCCTCAACCACAGCCGCCACAATCCGCACCACCTACACATCCTCACCCACGATTCCCTG ATGGAGATTTGTTTTCGGAAGTAGGAGACATCACTCCGGCCTTACCTCCCAAGCAATCCGCATCCTCCACTCCGACAGGATCCATCATCATTCCTAGACCTCCGTCCCGAAGAGGAGAAGGTCCATCGCCAAGGGGTAGAAGTTCACCGGCAACTATATCCAGAGCCGATAGCGTGGCTAGCTTAGAGTTTCGTACAGCTGGTGTTGGCGTTGGCTCTTCCAGGGGCCCATCTCCGCTCACGATTGGACTCGCAGACACTATACCTTTAGCAGTTGCTTTCCATGAGATAGTACACTCTTATTTCAGAGGTACCGATGAAACACGGTGTCAGGTGAAACTCAGTGGAGATATGATGTTATCGTTTCCTGCTGGTATCGTCGCCGTGTTAGCGAATAATCCAAGTCCTGCGAAACTTACGTTTCGCGTGCGAAACAGTAATAGATTGGAAAAATTGTTCCCTAATAATCAGCTTGTCAGCAT GGATGCAACGCAGACAACTGTCGACAGTACAATTTTTGAATTCAATATGAGTGCCTTAACTACGTTGTTGCGCAAACAGGCTGAACAAAATCCCTCAGCTTCGTATTTTAACGTCGACATACTCAAGTATCAAATCAAGTGCAAGGAGGGCGCAGGTTCATGTCCTTTCCAGCTGGTTGCCTATTGGAAGTGTGAAACGACTCATACCGATCTTAAG ATTGATTATAAATATAACAGTCGTGCTATGGCTTCTCCGAGTCCACTGTTAAACCTTCATGTGGCTGCGCCCATAGACGGAGGTTTCAAGTCACTGAATAGTAAACCTCAGGCACAGTGGTTGCAAGACACGAATCGGGTACTGTGGAAGTTCACGGAACTGTCGCAGCACAGCGAAGGTAACGGCGTAGGCTCATTGAAAGCTCGGGTGGAACTTGCGCATGGGCCAGGAAACCAAGGAACCATATTCACACAGTTTAATTGCGAAGGGACCACATTATCTGGAGTTGAGTTCGAGCTTTTAGGCCCGGGATATAGATTAAGTTTAGTAAAGCGTAGATTCGTATCTG GAAAGTATATTTGTGATGGAGATTCCGACTCACGAAGTAGATACGCTGCTCCACCATCCAATGTGGATTGA
- the LOC100649794 gene encoding F-BAR domain only protein 2 isoform X5 translates to MTVDFADYFWGEKNNGYDVLYHNMKHGAVASKELAEFLKERSTIEENNYKVLSKLAKQAGSSSSTQGTFAPVWAALRGAAEKLAGLHLQMAQRVTELIKDVSKYTDELHKKHKAVKEEESSTLEVVQSIQNITVTLHKAKDMRMQKGLELEKLRKDNASQKELEKAEIKFKKAQDDYKTLVDKYMGIRNDFQTKMTQTCRRFQYVEETHLKHMKEFLNIYADVLQSNHEQVGQVHIDFKRQCSDMTVDKLLEQFVQSKYTGFEKPGTFEYEEIITGLGEMTSHSQLESNVETPKETSKGANGETGVAGNIHSSKNDRGLKGEGCQVDEEKGTVQEKTNENLNERDRELSHAQATKASRRTTSLLNLFMSNSQGFLRSRREKRKEKKAKKKKDIVETSSNKEEKEDKDDSRKSETPTPEVDEDGFCIRPKAEPWENEKGFYSSSDTDSEDERERKIRVEIKPLSNGGAPMSASVDELRATVENLSLSPAPTGRRGSNNDSDHHMKRSQSVSQQLGGKPSSDLLGLNLFNPSSTPSSASTPTGSHPYAPLQSPPPLSLSPTPQPQPPQSAPPTHPHPRFPDGDLFSEVGDITPALPPKQSASSTPTGSIIIPRPPSRRGEGPSPRGRSSPATISRADSVASLEFRTAGVGVGSSRGPSPLTIGLADTIPLAVAFHEIVHSYFRGTDETRCQVKLSGDMMLSFPAGIVAVLANNPSPAKLTFRVRNSNRLEKLFPNNQLVSMDATQTTVDSTIFEFNMSALTTLLRKQAEQNPSASYFNVDILKYQIKCKEGAGSCPFQLVAYWKCETTHTDLKIDYKYNSRAMASPSPLLNLHVAAPIDGGFKSLNSKPQAQWLQDTNRVLWKFTELSQHSEGNGVGSLKARVELAHGPGNQGTIFTQFNCEGTTLSGVEFELLGPGYRLSLVKRRFVSGKYICDGDSDSRSRYAAPPSNVD, encoded by the exons ATGACTGTGGATTTCGCCGACTACTTTTGG GGCGAAAAGAATAATGGATATGACGTGTTATATCATAACATGAAGCATGGTGCAGTTGCAAGCAAGGAGTTGGCTGAGTTTCTGAAAGAACGATCAAccatagaagaaaataattataaggTTCTGAGTAAGCTAGCTAAACAAGCTGGCAGTAGCAGTAGTACGCAAGGAACATTTGCACCTGTTTGGGCTGCCTTAAGAGGAGCAGCAGAAAAACTTGCTGGTTTGCACTTGCAAATGGCCCAAAGGGTCACTGAACTAATAAAAGATGTATCAAAATATACAGATGAATTACATAAGAAACACAAGGCT GTAAAAGAAGAAGAGTCATCTACCTTGGAAGTTGTGCAAAGTATACAGAATATTACTGTGACATTACATAAGGCAAAAGATATGCGTATGCAAAAGGGTCTTGAATTAGAAAAATTGCGGAAAGACAATGCCAGCcaaaaagaattagaaaaagcAGAAATTAAGTTTAAAAAAGCACAGGACGATTATAAAACTTTGGTTGATAAATATATGGGCATAAGAAATGATTTTCAAACCAAAATGACTCAAACATGCAGG CGATTCCAATATGTAGAGGAAACACACTTAAAGCATATGAAGGAATTTTTAAACATCTATGCTGATGTTTTGCAGTCAAATCATGAACAAGTTGGTCAAGTTCATATTGATTTTAAACGACAATGTTCAGACATGACAGTGGACAAATTATTAGAGCAATTTGTACAAAGCAAATATACAGGTTTTGAGAAACCAG GTACATTCGAATATGAAGAGATCATAACAGGTTTAGGAGAAATGACCAGTCATTCTCAGTTGGAAAGCAATGTTGAGACACCTAAGGAAACATCAAAAGGAGCTAATGGAGAAACAGGCGTTGCTGGTAACATTCACAGTTCAAAAAACGATCGGGGATTAAAAGGGGAGGGTTGTCAGGTGGATGAGGAAAAGGGGACGGTACaagaaaaaacaaatgaaaatctgaatgaaagagacagagaatTGTCACATGCACAAGCCACCAAGGCTTCCCGGCGTACTACCTCGCTACTCAACCTGTTCATGTCCAACTCCCAGG GGTTTCTTCGCAgcagaagagagaaaagaaaggaaaagaaggcgaaaaagaagaaggatatTGTGGAAACGAGCAGCAACAAAGAAGAAAA gGAGGATAAGGATGACAGTAGAAAGTCTGAAACACCGACACCGGAAGTAGATGAGGATGGTTTCTGTATTAGACCAAAAGCAGAGCCGTGGGAGAATGAGAAAGGATTTTATTCTAGCTCAGATACCGATTCCGAAGATGAGAGGGAACGAAAGATTCGAGTGGAAATAAAACCACTAAGCAATGGCGGAGCACCGATGAGCGCCAGTGTGGACGAACTCAGGGCGACTGTGGAAAATCTATCGTTATCGCCTGCACCGACG GGACGCAGAGGATCAAATAACGATTCAGATCATCATATGAAAAGGTCTCAGTCAGTGTCACAGCAATTAGGAGGTAAGCCAAGCTCGGATTTACTTGGCCTAAACTTGTTCAATCCTAGCAGTACACCATCGAGCGCCTCAACGCCGACTGGTAGTCATCCGTACGCGCCATTGCAAAGTCCTCCGCCACTGTCTTTGTCACCGACGCCTCAACCACAGCCGCCACAATCCGCACCACCTACACATCCTCACCCACGATTCCCTG ATGGAGATTTGTTTTCGGAAGTAGGAGACATCACTCCGGCCTTACCTCCCAAGCAATCCGCATCCTCCACTCCGACAGGATCCATCATCATTCCTAGACCTCCGTCCCGAAGAGGAGAAGGTCCATCGCCAAGGGGTAGAAGTTCACCGGCAACTATATCCAGAGCCGATAGCGTGGCTAGCTTAGAGTTTCGTACAGCTGGTGTTGGCGTTGGCTCTTCCAGGGGCCCATCTCCGCTCACGATTGGACTCGCAGACACTATACCTTTAGCAGTTGCTTTCCATGAGATAGTACACTCTTATTTCAGAGGTACCGATGAAACACGGTGTCAGGTGAAACTCAGTGGAGATATGATGTTATCGTTTCCTGCTGGTATCGTCGCCGTGTTAGCGAATAATCCAAGTCCTGCGAAACTTACGTTTCGCGTGCGAAACAGTAATAGATTGGAAAAATTGTTCCCTAATAATCAGCTTGTCAGCAT GGATGCAACGCAGACAACTGTCGACAGTACAATTTTTGAATTCAATATGAGTGCCTTAACTACGTTGTTGCGCAAACAGGCTGAACAAAATCCCTCAGCTTCGTATTTTAACGTCGACATACTCAAGTATCAAATCAAGTGCAAGGAGGGCGCAGGTTCATGTCCTTTCCAGCTGGTTGCCTATTGGAAGTGTGAAACGACTCATACCGATCTTAAG ATTGATTATAAATATAACAGTCGTGCTATGGCTTCTCCGAGTCCACTGTTAAACCTTCATGTGGCTGCGCCCATAGACGGAGGTTTCAAGTCACTGAATAGTAAACCTCAGGCACAGTGGTTGCAAGACACGAATCGGGTACTGTGGAAGTTCACGGAACTGTCGCAGCACAGCGAAGGTAACGGCGTAGGCTCATTGAAAGCTCGGGTGGAACTTGCGCATGGGCCAGGAAACCAAGGAACCATATTCACACAGTTTAATTGCGAAGGGACCACATTATCTGGAGTTGAGTTCGAGCTTTTAGGCCCGGGATATAGATTAAGTTTAGTAAAGCGTAGATTCGTATCTG GAAAGTATATTTGTGATGGAGATTCCGACTCACGAAGTAGATACGCTGCTCCACCATCCAATGTGGATTGA
- the LOC100649794 gene encoding F-BAR domain only protein 2 isoform X4, whose product MTVDFADYFWGEKNNGYDVLYHNMKHGAVASKELAEFLKERSTIEENNYKVLSKLAKQAGSSSSTQGTFAPVWAALRGAAEKLAGLHLQMAQRVTELIKDVSKYTDELHKKHKAVKEEESSTLEVVQSIQNITVTLHKAKDMRMQKGLELEKLRKDNASQKELEKAEIKFKKAQDDYKTLVDKYMGIRNDFQTKMTQTCRRFQYVEETHLKHMKEFLNIYADVLQSNHEQVGQVHIDFKRQCSDMTVDKLLEQFVQSKYTGFEKPGTFEYEEIITGLGEMTSHSQLESNVETPKETSKGANGETGVAGNIHSSKNDRGLKGEGCQVDEEKGTVQEKTNENLNERDRELSHAQATKASRRTTSLLNLFMSNSQGFLRSRREKRKEKKAKKKKDIVETSSNKEEKSDLEDKDDSRKSETPTPEVDEDGFCIRPKAEPWENEKGFYSSSDTDSEDERERKIRVEIKPLSNGGAPMSASVDELRATVENLSLSPAPTGRRGSNNDSDHHMKRSQSVSQQLGGKPSSDLLGLNLFNPSSTPSSASTPTGSHPYAPLQSPPPLSLSPTPQPQPPQSAPPTHPHPRFPDGDLFSEVGDITPALPPKQSASSTPTGSIIIPRPPSRRGEGPSPRGRSSPATISRADSVASLEFRTAGVGVGSSRGPSPLTIGLADTIPLAVAFHEIVHSYFRGTDETRCQVKLSGDMMLSFPAGIVAVLANNPSPAKLTFRVRNSNRLEKLFPNNQLVSMDATQTTVDSTIFEFNMSALTTLLRKQAEQNPSASYFNVDILKYQIKCKEGAGSCPFQLVAYWKCETTHTDLKIDYKYNSRAMASPSPLLNLHVAAPIDGGFKSLNSKPQAQWLQDTNRVLWKFTELSQHSEGNGVGSLKARVELAHGPGNQGTIFTQFNCEGTTLSGVEFELLGPGYRLSLVKRRFVSGKYICDGDSDSRSRYAAPPSNVD is encoded by the exons ATGACTGTGGATTTCGCCGACTACTTTTGG GGCGAAAAGAATAATGGATATGACGTGTTATATCATAACATGAAGCATGGTGCAGTTGCAAGCAAGGAGTTGGCTGAGTTTCTGAAAGAACGATCAAccatagaagaaaataattataaggTTCTGAGTAAGCTAGCTAAACAAGCTGGCAGTAGCAGTAGTACGCAAGGAACATTTGCACCTGTTTGGGCTGCCTTAAGAGGAGCAGCAGAAAAACTTGCTGGTTTGCACTTGCAAATGGCCCAAAGGGTCACTGAACTAATAAAAGATGTATCAAAATATACAGATGAATTACATAAGAAACACAAGGCT GTAAAAGAAGAAGAGTCATCTACCTTGGAAGTTGTGCAAAGTATACAGAATATTACTGTGACATTACATAAGGCAAAAGATATGCGTATGCAAAAGGGTCTTGAATTAGAAAAATTGCGGAAAGACAATGCCAGCcaaaaagaattagaaaaagcAGAAATTAAGTTTAAAAAAGCACAGGACGATTATAAAACTTTGGTTGATAAATATATGGGCATAAGAAATGATTTTCAAACCAAAATGACTCAAACATGCAGG CGATTCCAATATGTAGAGGAAACACACTTAAAGCATATGAAGGAATTTTTAAACATCTATGCTGATGTTTTGCAGTCAAATCATGAACAAGTTGGTCAAGTTCATATTGATTTTAAACGACAATGTTCAGACATGACAGTGGACAAATTATTAGAGCAATTTGTACAAAGCAAATATACAGGTTTTGAGAAACCAG GTACATTCGAATATGAAGAGATCATAACAGGTTTAGGAGAAATGACCAGTCATTCTCAGTTGGAAAGCAATGTTGAGACACCTAAGGAAACATCAAAAGGAGCTAATGGAGAAACAGGCGTTGCTGGTAACATTCACAGTTCAAAAAACGATCGGGGATTAAAAGGGGAGGGTTGTCAGGTGGATGAGGAAAAGGGGACGGTACaagaaaaaacaaatgaaaatctgaatgaaagagacagagaatTGTCACATGCACAAGCCACCAAGGCTTCCCGGCGTACTACCTCGCTACTCAACCTGTTCATGTCCAACTCCCAGG GGTTTCTTCGCAgcagaagagagaaaagaaaggaaaagaaggcgaaaaagaagaaggatatTGTGGAAACGAGCAGCAACAAAGAAGAAAAGTCTGACCT gGAGGATAAGGATGACAGTAGAAAGTCTGAAACACCGACACCGGAAGTAGATGAGGATGGTTTCTGTATTAGACCAAAAGCAGAGCCGTGGGAGAATGAGAAAGGATTTTATTCTAGCTCAGATACCGATTCCGAAGATGAGAGGGAACGAAAGATTCGAGTGGAAATAAAACCACTAAGCAATGGCGGAGCACCGATGAGCGCCAGTGTGGACGAACTCAGGGCGACTGTGGAAAATCTATCGTTATCGCCTGCACCGACG GGACGCAGAGGATCAAATAACGATTCAGATCATCATATGAAAAGGTCTCAGTCAGTGTCACAGCAATTAGGAGGTAAGCCAAGCTCGGATTTACTTGGCCTAAACTTGTTCAATCCTAGCAGTACACCATCGAGCGCCTCAACGCCGACTGGTAGTCATCCGTACGCGCCATTGCAAAGTCCTCCGCCACTGTCTTTGTCACCGACGCCTCAACCACAGCCGCCACAATCCGCACCACCTACACATCCTCACCCACGATTCCCTG ATGGAGATTTGTTTTCGGAAGTAGGAGACATCACTCCGGCCTTACCTCCCAAGCAATCCGCATCCTCCACTCCGACAGGATCCATCATCATTCCTAGACCTCCGTCCCGAAGAGGAGAAGGTCCATCGCCAAGGGGTAGAAGTTCACCGGCAACTATATCCAGAGCCGATAGCGTGGCTAGCTTAGAGTTTCGTACAGCTGGTGTTGGCGTTGGCTCTTCCAGGGGCCCATCTCCGCTCACGATTGGACTCGCAGACACTATACCTTTAGCAGTTGCTTTCCATGAGATAGTACACTCTTATTTCAGAGGTACCGATGAAACACGGTGTCAGGTGAAACTCAGTGGAGATATGATGTTATCGTTTCCTGCTGGTATCGTCGCCGTGTTAGCGAATAATCCAAGTCCTGCGAAACTTACGTTTCGCGTGCGAAACAGTAATAGATTGGAAAAATTGTTCCCTAATAATCAGCTTGTCAGCAT GGATGCAACGCAGACAACTGTCGACAGTACAATTTTTGAATTCAATATGAGTGCCTTAACTACGTTGTTGCGCAAACAGGCTGAACAAAATCCCTCAGCTTCGTATTTTAACGTCGACATACTCAAGTATCAAATCAAGTGCAAGGAGGGCGCAGGTTCATGTCCTTTCCAGCTGGTTGCCTATTGGAAGTGTGAAACGACTCATACCGATCTTAAG ATTGATTATAAATATAACAGTCGTGCTATGGCTTCTCCGAGTCCACTGTTAAACCTTCATGTGGCTGCGCCCATAGACGGAGGTTTCAAGTCACTGAATAGTAAACCTCAGGCACAGTGGTTGCAAGACACGAATCGGGTACTGTGGAAGTTCACGGAACTGTCGCAGCACAGCGAAGGTAACGGCGTAGGCTCATTGAAAGCTCGGGTGGAACTTGCGCATGGGCCAGGAAACCAAGGAACCATATTCACACAGTTTAATTGCGAAGGGACCACATTATCTGGAGTTGAGTTCGAGCTTTTAGGCCCGGGATATAGATTAAGTTTAGTAAAGCGTAGATTCGTATCTG GAAAGTATATTTGTGATGGAGATTCCGACTCACGAAGTAGATACGCTGCTCCACCATCCAATGTGGATTGA